One window from the genome of Salisaeta longa DSM 21114 encodes:
- a CDS encoding M14 family metallopeptidase, translating into MSHATIRRFACSIVVLLFSVAAASGQSVQAPGDFLGHRLGEQFTHHHRVVDYVTHVAAQSDRVQLERYGQSYEGRPLLATYISTPENLARLKELRTAHLQRIGLTAGAAAPPNANTPAIVWLSYNVHGNESVSTEAAMSVLHRLATRTGDVQEWLQNVIVVLDPCLNPDGRERYVHWYERTRGMQPNASPQARSHHEPWHAGRSNHYYFDLNRDWAWAVQQETRQRLALYNTWMPHIHVDFHEQGYNEPYYFAPAAEPIHENVTAFQRRFQETVGLNNARYFDRNGWLYFTGEVFDLFYPGYGDTWPLFNGAIGMTYEQGGIGAGLAVRTAAGDTLTLDERIAHHRASSLATIETAATHRGTLVQEFIDYYRSGQDDPPGHYAAYLVKATTADRDRIAALHDHLTRQGIVATVARAAAGRVQGTRYHDGLRTDVQIAAGDLVVPAQQPKARLTKVLMEPRPTIIDSVTYDITAWTLPYAYGLEAYGLSRAPQVAEARAPTGPSAPAEGAPYAYVVAWKSLADVAFVGDLLEQGLQARIARQGFALRGTTYARGTLIFTRADNKALGEAFDRRMRRLADTHDQPIVAAATGLVDQGPDFGSANVPVMDRPTVATLGGPPASSYDVGEVWHFFDQTIAYPLTLLPPDDFAASMLDDVDVLILPGGYGYADWMTSARRAALVEWVRNGGQLIALGRANHALAGHKPFALKAKPPLPDTSALDTYGTAERTAAMRGTPGSIHLAQLDTTHPLAAGLGARYYSLKTSGLAFSYLSDGWNVATLPTGTPLAGFIGTTAQQRIAETLVFGTQPLGEGTVVYFADNPLFRGFWYGGQMAFSNAVFQLSVP; encoded by the coding sequence ATGTCCCACGCTACGATTCGTCGCTTCGCCTGCAGCATTGTCGTTCTGCTTTTCAGTGTTGCCGCCGCGTCCGGCCAGTCGGTGCAAGCACCCGGCGATTTCTTAGGCCACCGCCTGGGCGAGCAGTTTACGCACCACCACCGGGTGGTTGACTACGTGACGCACGTTGCCGCGCAGTCCGATCGTGTGCAGCTTGAACGCTACGGGCAGTCGTACGAAGGGCGGCCGCTGCTTGCCACGTACATCTCAACGCCCGAGAACCTCGCGCGGCTCAAGGAGCTGCGCACGGCGCACCTGCAGCGCATCGGATTAACCGCGGGCGCCGCGGCGCCGCCCAACGCCAACACACCCGCCATCGTGTGGCTCAGCTACAACGTGCATGGCAACGAGTCGGTCTCCACCGAAGCAGCCATGAGCGTGCTGCACCGGTTGGCCACCCGCACGGGCGACGTACAGGAATGGCTGCAGAACGTGATTGTGGTGCTCGACCCCTGCCTCAATCCCGACGGCCGCGAGCGGTACGTGCACTGGTACGAGCGCACGCGCGGCATGCAGCCCAACGCCTCGCCGCAGGCCCGCAGTCACCACGAGCCGTGGCACGCGGGGCGCTCCAACCACTACTACTTCGACCTGAACCGCGATTGGGCCTGGGCGGTGCAGCAGGAGACGCGCCAGCGCCTGGCGCTGTACAACACCTGGATGCCGCACATCCACGTCGATTTTCACGAGCAGGGATACAACGAACCCTACTATTTCGCCCCGGCGGCCGAGCCCATCCACGAAAACGTGACGGCGTTTCAGCGCCGCTTTCAGGAGACGGTGGGCCTGAACAACGCTCGGTACTTCGACCGCAACGGCTGGCTGTACTTCACCGGCGAGGTGTTCGACCTGTTCTATCCCGGCTACGGCGACACGTGGCCGCTCTTCAACGGCGCGATTGGCATGACCTACGAGCAGGGCGGCATTGGCGCGGGGCTGGCCGTGCGCACCGCAGCGGGCGATACGCTGACGCTCGACGAGCGCATTGCGCACCATCGCGCCAGCAGCCTGGCCACCATCGAAACCGCGGCCACCCATCGGGGCACACTCGTTCAGGAGTTCATCGACTACTACCGCTCGGGGCAAGACGACCCGCCCGGGCACTACGCCGCCTACCTCGTAAAAGCAACCACCGCCGACCGGGATCGGATCGCGGCGCTTCACGACCACCTCACCCGCCAAGGCATCGTGGCAACGGTGGCGCGCGCTGCGGCCGGACGCGTGCAGGGCACCCGCTACCACGACGGCCTGCGCACCGACGTGCAGATTGCAGCGGGCGACCTTGTGGTGCCGGCGCAGCAGCCCAAGGCGCGCCTCACCAAGGTGCTGATGGAGCCGCGGCCCACGATCATCGATTCGGTGACGTACGACATCACCGCCTGGACGCTGCCCTACGCCTACGGGCTCGAAGCGTACGGCCTGTCGCGTGCGCCCCAGGTGGCGGAGGCGCGGGCGCCCACCGGTCCTAGCGCGCCCGCCGAGGGGGCGCCCTACGCCTACGTGGTGGCCTGGAAGAGCCTGGCCGACGTCGCCTTTGTGGGCGACCTGCTGGAGCAGGGCCTTCAGGCGCGCATCGCCCGGCAGGGCTTCGCCTTGCGCGGCACCACCTACGCCCGCGGCACGCTCATCTTCACCCGCGCCGACAACAAGGCGCTGGGCGAGGCCTTCGACCGCCGCATGCGCCGGCTGGCCGACACCCACGATCAACCAATTGTTGCAGCGGCCACGGGACTCGTCGACCAGGGCCCCGACTTCGGGTCGGCCAATGTGCCGGTGATGGATCGTCCTACGGTGGCCACGCTCGGCGGCCCGCCAGCATCTTCCTACGACGTGGGCGAGGTGTGGCACTTCTTCGACCAGACCATCGCCTACCCGCTCACCCTCCTTCCGCCCGATGACTTTGCGGCATCGATGCTCGACGACGTGGATGTTCTCATTCTGCCGGGCGGCTACGGCTATGCCGACTGGATGACGAGTGCGCGGCGCGCGGCGCTCGTGGAATGGGTGCGCAATGGCGGTCAGCTGATCGCCCTCGGGCGCGCCAACCACGCCCTGGCCGGGCACAAGCCGTTTGCGCTGAAGGCGAAGCCCCCGCTGCCCGACACCTCGGCCCTCGATACGTACGGCACGGCCGAACGCACGGCCGCCATGCGCGGCACGCCCGGCAGCATCCACCTGGCGCAGCTCGACACCACCCATCCCCTGGCCGCGGGCCTCGGGGCGCGCTACTACAGCCTCAAAACGAGCGGCTTGGCCTTTAGCTACCTCAGCGACGGCTGGAACGTGGCTACCCTGCCCACCGGAACGCCCCTGGCTGGCTTTATTGGCACAACGGCGCAGCAGCGCATCGCCGAAACGCTCGTCTTTGGGACGCAGCCCCTGGGCGAGGGCACGGTTGTTTACTTTGCCGACAACCCGCTCTTCCGCGGCTTCTGGTATGGCGGGCAAATGGCGTTTAGCAACGCGGTCTTCCAGCTCAGCGTGCCGTAA